Proteins encoded within one genomic window of Gloeobacter kilaueensis JS1:
- a CDS encoding DUF3386 domain-containing protein, protein MSTELQSKPSAAALFKAAYENRYTWDENFPGFAADFVLVLAGQTYTGTCAIHKDLSVEVNTDDPKAQEWLYNQLKDVVVHRKRSSFDTAHSKHTFSFDGEADESGAVPVTVSGDAMGSHYKLRDNQVVQVSRTMGRMAFTINHLDKIDTPQGYISTAYNAVFRNAQTGEITAQRKFEDAYEEWGGYWVMTRQVVHSREGDTSTVTDIRFTNLRAL, encoded by the coding sequence GTGAGCACCGAACTGCAGAGCAAGCCCTCCGCCGCCGCTCTATTTAAGGCGGCCTACGAAAATCGCTACACCTGGGATGAGAACTTTCCCGGCTTTGCGGCAGATTTTGTGCTGGTCCTCGCTGGCCAGACTTACACCGGCACCTGCGCTATCCACAAAGATCTGAGCGTCGAGGTCAACACAGACGACCCCAAGGCACAAGAATGGCTCTACAACCAGCTCAAAGACGTAGTCGTCCACCGCAAGCGCTCCAGCTTTGACACTGCCCACAGCAAGCACACCTTCAGCTTCGACGGTGAAGCCGACGAGAGCGGGGCGGTGCCGGTGACGGTGAGCGGCGACGCGATGGGCTCGCACTACAAGTTGCGCGACAATCAAGTCGTCCAGGTGTCGCGGACGATGGGACGGATGGCCTTCACGATCAACCACCTCGACAAGATCGACACTCCCCAGGGCTACATCTCGACCGCCTACAACGCCGTCTTCCGCAACGCTCAAACCGGCGAAATTACGGCCCAGCGCAAGTTCGAAGACGCTTACGAAGAATGGGGCGGTTACTGGGTGATGACAAGGCAGGTGGTCCACAGCCGCGAGGGCGACACCTCGACGGTGACCGACATTCGCTTTACGAACTTGAGAGCGCTTTAG
- a CDS encoding MarR family winged helix-turn-helix transcriptional regulator, translating to MLAVLSTPGHLVSLAARLFARLSEARLKPLGFGVGQLPVLVALQSRQADTQRDLARFARIEQPSMAQMLARMERNGLISRAPDPEDGRSSRILLTEAARTRLPNACQMLFEGNGEALSGFTEAEAAQFIALLTRLIANLDRLASAEEGSHSC from the coding sequence ATGCTGGCCGTGCTTTCGACGCCAGGGCATCTGGTCAGTCTGGCGGCGCGGCTATTTGCTCGTTTGAGCGAGGCACGCCTCAAGCCCCTGGGATTCGGGGTCGGTCAGCTTCCGGTACTTGTCGCGCTTCAGAGCCGACAGGCCGACACGCAGCGGGACCTGGCTCGCTTCGCCCGCATCGAGCAGCCCTCGATGGCGCAGATGCTTGCCCGCATGGAGCGCAACGGTCTCATCTCGCGCGCGCCCGACCCGGAGGACGGACGCAGCAGCCGCATCTTGTTGACCGAGGCTGCCCGAACGCGCCTGCCCAACGCCTGCCAGATGCTGTTCGAGGGCAACGGCGAAGCCTTGAGCGGCTTCACAGAAGCGGAAGCGGCCCAGTTCATCGCCCTGCTCACCCGGCTGATTGCCAACCTCGACCGTCTTGCAAGTGCAGAGGAAGGATCTCACAGCTGTTGA
- a CDS encoding nuclear transport factor 2 family protein — translation MDTDTLKSLYNRFNARDIDGVLATVADDVVWANAMEGGYVHGREAIREYWTRQFAIVSPRIEPVKFEQAADGSIVVMVQMSVRDLEGRPLQDQTHGLHDKLVGHVFHFQEGKIVRFDTQDVPQA, via the coding sequence ATGGACACGGATACCCTCAAGAGCCTTTACAACCGCTTCAACGCCAGGGACATCGACGGCGTCCTTGCTACAGTTGCCGACGACGTCGTCTGGGCCAACGCAATGGAAGGCGGCTACGTTCACGGTCGCGAGGCCATTCGGGAATACTGGACACGCCAGTTCGCTATCGTCAGTCCGCGCATCGAGCCGGTGAAGTTCGAGCAGGCTGCGGACGGGTCGATTGTGGTGATGGTCCAGATGTCGGTGCGCGATCTCGAAGGCAGGCCGCTGCAGGACCAGACCCACGGGCTGCACGACAAGTTGGTCGGGCACGTCTTCCACTTCCAGGAAGGCAAGATCGTCCGCTTCGACACTCAAGACGTTCCCCAGGCGTAG
- the cobA gene encoding uroporphyrinogen-III C-methyltransferase: MTGRVFVVGAGPAGAACLTVRAQAVLAVADVVFYDELIEPDLRQIAPAAEWISVGWRAGRAATDPAETGRLLVEHWRAGRSVVRLKAGDPLVFGRAVAELEVLHQAGCAFELVPGVSSALAAPLFAGIPITDTALSSHFCVLTGHDFETLPWQALARIDTLIILMGMRRLGAIAERLMDLGRPAAMPVAVIFWAGRPEQHTIVGTLETIADLAGSTADPAVIVVGPVVRYRERFGWSERRALSGYRILVTRAADQASSFSAQLSERGAAVVELPALVVTAPTSWQGLDRAIENLRNYRWLLLTSANGVNAFFDRLAHHYLDLRALADTRVAVVGPRTAQVARARGLMPDFMPGEFVADSLLADFPEPQKLAGEQVLFVRVESGGREAITAQFRQWGALVDEVAGYATGCPEQVDPAALAALKSGSIDYVTFASAKTVRHFARLLGGENLEDLLKTVRLASIGPQTSIACREVLGRVDLEAKVFTLDGLIHAIEADAGSAASGDG; the protein is encoded by the coding sequence ATGACAGGCCGGGTCTTTGTGGTCGGAGCCGGACCGGCGGGAGCTGCCTGTCTTACCGTCCGCGCCCAGGCTGTCTTAGCGGTGGCCGATGTCGTCTTCTACGACGAACTCATCGAGCCGGACCTGCGCCAGATCGCCCCTGCCGCCGAATGGATAAGCGTCGGCTGGCGCGCTGGTAGGGCTGCCACCGACCCGGCTGAGACGGGCCGCTTGTTGGTCGAACACTGGCGGGCGGGCCGGAGTGTGGTGCGCCTCAAGGCGGGTGATCCCCTCGTCTTTGGCCGCGCCGTGGCTGAGCTGGAAGTGTTGCACCAGGCCGGCTGCGCTTTTGAACTCGTGCCAGGTGTCAGCTCTGCCCTCGCCGCCCCGCTTTTTGCCGGTATTCCGATTACCGACACAGCCCTCAGTTCGCACTTCTGCGTGCTCACGGGCCACGACTTTGAGACATTGCCCTGGCAGGCTCTGGCTCGTATCGACACGCTCATCATCTTGATGGGGATGCGCCGCCTGGGAGCAATCGCCGAACGGCTGATGGATCTGGGCCGCCCGGCAGCAATGCCCGTTGCAGTTATCTTCTGGGCCGGGCGGCCCGAGCAGCACACGATCGTGGGCACCCTGGAGACGATCGCCGATCTCGCCGGTTCCACCGCCGACCCGGCGGTGATCGTCGTCGGTCCCGTCGTCCGCTACCGCGAGCGCTTTGGCTGGTCTGAGCGCCGGGCGCTCTCGGGCTACCGCATTCTCGTCACCCGTGCCGCCGATCAAGCTTCGAGCTTTAGCGCCCAACTTAGCGAGCGCGGCGCAGCTGTCGTCGAACTGCCCGCCCTGGTCGTCACCGCTCCGACCAGTTGGCAGGGGCTCGACCGGGCGATCGAGAATCTCAGAAACTACCGCTGGTTGCTGCTTACCTCAGCCAACGGCGTCAATGCCTTTTTCGATCGCCTCGCCCACCACTACCTCGACCTCCGTGCCCTGGCAGATACACGGGTAGCTGTCGTCGGCCCCAGGACCGCCCAGGTGGCCCGCGCTCGGGGGCTTATGCCCGATTTCATGCCCGGCGAGTTCGTCGCCGACAGCCTGCTCGCTGATTTTCCAGAGCCACAGAAGCTGGCGGGTGAGCAGGTATTGTTCGTGCGCGTCGAGTCGGGGGGCCGCGAGGCGATCACCGCACAATTTCGGCAGTGGGGGGCACTCGTAGACGAAGTGGCGGGTTATGCCACCGGCTGCCCCGAGCAGGTCGATCCTGCCGCCCTTGCCGCCCTCAAATCGGGCAGCATCGACTACGTGACTTTTGCCAGCGCCAAGACCGTCCGGCATTTTGCCCGGCTGCTGGGCGGGGAAAATCTCGAAGATCTGCTCAAAACGGTCCGGCTCGCTTCGATCGGACCCCAGACCAGCATCGCCTGCCGGGAGGTGCTGGGCCGGGTCGATCTTGAGGCAAAAGTCTTTACTCTTGATGGCCTGATCCACGCGATCGAAGCCGACGCTGGCTCTGCGGCCAGCGGGGATGGATGA
- a CDS encoding sigma-70 family RNA polymerase sigma factor encodes MQNLRLIDPDQPDVSESHSTNRRSQAQRLVRQWHKLAADAGSLDSPRAKSLMADILRLCEPLVRQFFLQMLAEDSLSELDDLINITLSRVENKLITYDSSRSAFESWVKYQCVRPIFKQHLEEIGYRTIKLEPYIAVLQSRLAGTFPSPPTNLIGRLVQGLEDAQVRPELAKMRQMLNAGRKVILRRDPRLVPALSLNCPIRPGNGDEEYFDIAAAPQIRDMEEACRKALHESLSYLTAGERMVILGLFFANRSRKELAEEAGISSARVSQLLQQGYKRLREVLGPAFFRDCVPDA; translated from the coding sequence ATGCAGAACCTTCGCCTGATCGATCCCGACCAACCGGATGTCAGCGAGTCCCACTCGACTAACAGAAGGTCACAGGCCCAGCGCCTGGTTCGCCAGTGGCACAAGCTGGCGGCTGATGCCGGCAGCCTCGACAGCCCAAGGGCAAAGTCGCTGATGGCGGACATCCTCAGACTGTGTGAACCTCTGGTTCGCCAGTTCTTTCTGCAGATGCTCGCCGAGGACAGCCTGAGCGAACTCGACGATCTGATCAACATCACCCTGTCCCGCGTGGAGAACAAGTTGATAACCTACGACAGTTCCAGAAGTGCCTTTGAAAGTTGGGTCAAGTACCAGTGTGTACGGCCCATCTTCAAGCAGCACCTCGAAGAAATAGGTTATCGCACGATCAAGCTCGAACCCTACATTGCGGTTCTGCAGTCCCGGCTCGCGGGAACCTTCCCATCGCCGCCCACCAACTTGATTGGCCGGCTGGTGCAGGGGCTCGAAGATGCCCAGGTGCGTCCTGAACTGGCCAAGATGCGCCAGATGCTCAACGCTGGCCGCAAGGTGATCTTGCGCCGCGATCCGAGGCTCGTACCGGCGCTGTCGCTCAACTGCCCGATCCGCCCCGGCAACGGCGACGAAGAGTACTTCGATATTGCTGCTGCCCCCCAGATCCGCGACATGGAAGAAGCGTGCCGCAAGGCGCTGCACGAGAGCCTCTCCTATCTCACCGCCGGTGAGCGCATGGTCATCCTCGGCCTGTTCTTTGCCAACCGCTCGCGCAAGGAGCTGGCGGAGGAGGCAGGAATTAGCTCCGCCCGCGTCTCGCAGCTTTTGCAGCAAGGCTACAAGCGCCTGCGGGAAGTCCTCGGCCCTGCTTTTTTCCGTGACTGTGTGCCCGACGCCTAA
- a CDS encoding FAD-dependent oxidoreductase, producing MQQLLYIEVPAPTEAVRAWLQAYRPAVGFASMTSDGFRLRSENAEWVCFVWQLQRTSYLKVFRWSATAPAQAESGWIDRLQQDVQAAFPMQYAPLPQVNLTSQTIFEALRPFYPLTVHYFQTRVEDGEYALKKAYWWEKRWREGVREQKRPMAVIFRGKPELPPPITYDLIYCGAALGIIHAAAMARLGWRVAVIDRGPFGAMNREWNISRSELEALVALGLFSREQIEGLILNEYYDGLNKFYDGNVPARAKGKLLHTPTVLNIALDAEKLLHLCGEQVLASGGDIFDCTEFERIDVWDGGIAVEAYGLNSGERLRLGGRLCIDAMGSASPIAAQLTGGRAFDSVCPTVGAVVRGFDPGVWDTHLGDVLYSHGDISRGRQLIWELFPGRGDEMAIYLFYYHQIHPDNPGSLLDLYEDFFTILPEYKRCEVEKLEFKKATFGYIPAGSALETAGRRVALDRLLAIGDAASLQSPLVFTGFGSLVRNLPRLCELLHTALRHDLLTADDLDRVRASQSNIAVTWLFSRAMMVPTGRHLQPERINAILNTFFDILADSRSDLVDDFIKDRLGWLAFNRMALQAAFKNPALLAWVFEVVGSRDFVRWLPAYWRFTWQALLGASLGSWMPTLVRSARNKLERSHPRLWYRLLAWSYLITYGVGRPNGTAFDLG from the coding sequence ATGCAACAACTGCTCTACATCGAAGTTCCTGCGCCCACCGAGGCGGTGCGCGCCTGGTTACAGGCGTACCGCCCGGCTGTGGGTTTTGCCTCTATGACCAGCGACGGATTTCGTCTGCGCTCAGAGAATGCCGAGTGGGTCTGTTTTGTCTGGCAGTTGCAGCGCACGAGCTATCTAAAGGTCTTTCGCTGGAGCGCCACTGCTCCCGCTCAGGCAGAGTCAGGCTGGATCGATCGGCTGCAGCAGGATGTGCAGGCGGCTTTCCCAATGCAGTACGCGCCCTTGCCACAGGTCAACCTGACGAGCCAGACCATCTTCGAGGCGCTGCGTCCCTTCTATCCACTCACGGTCCATTACTTCCAGACCCGCGTCGAAGACGGCGAGTACGCCCTCAAAAAAGCCTACTGGTGGGAGAAGCGCTGGCGCGAAGGGGTGCGCGAGCAAAAGCGACCGATGGCAGTGATCTTTCGCGGTAAGCCCGAGCTGCCGCCGCCCATCACCTACGACCTCATCTACTGCGGCGCGGCCCTGGGCATTATCCACGCTGCAGCGATGGCCCGCCTCGGCTGGCGGGTGGCGGTGATCGATCGCGGTCCCTTCGGCGCGATGAACCGCGAGTGGAATATCTCCCGCAGCGAACTCGAAGCGCTCGTTGCCCTGGGCCTCTTCAGCCGCGAGCAGATCGAGGGGCTGATTCTCAACGAGTACTACGACGGGCTCAACAAGTTCTACGACGGCAACGTGCCCGCAAGAGCCAAGGGCAAGCTACTGCATACCCCGACGGTGCTCAACATTGCCCTCGACGCTGAAAAGCTTCTGCACCTGTGCGGCGAGCAGGTGCTCGCCTCGGGCGGCGACATCTTCGACTGCACCGAGTTCGAGCGCATCGATGTCTGGGATGGCGGAATCGCCGTCGAAGCTTACGGTCTGAATTCTGGCGAGCGGCTCCGGCTCGGAGGCAGGCTGTGCATCGACGCCATGGGCTCCGCCTCGCCGATCGCGGCCCAACTGACGGGCGGACGCGCCTTCGATTCGGTCTGCCCGACGGTGGGGGCGGTCGTGCGCGGCTTCGATCCGGGTGTCTGGGATACCCATCTTGGCGATGTGCTCTACTCCCACGGCGACATCTCGCGGGGCCGGCAGCTCATCTGGGAGCTGTTTCCGGGCCGGGGGGACGAGATGGCGATTTATCTATTTTATTATCACCAGATCCACCCCGACAACCCCGGCAGCCTGCTCGATCTGTACGAAGATTTTTTTACGATCCTGCCGGAGTACAAGCGCTGCGAGGTCGAGAAGCTGGAATTTAAGAAAGCAACTTTTGGCTACATTCCCGCCGGTTCGGCTCTTGAAACTGCCGGGCGGCGCGTTGCCCTCGACCGGCTGCTTGCGATCGGAGACGCCGCCTCGCTGCAGTCGCCGCTGGTGTTCACAGGCTTCGGATCGCTGGTGCGCAACCTGCCCCGGCTGTGCGAATTGCTGCATACTGCTCTTCGCCACGATCTGCTCACCGCCGACGACCTCGACCGGGTACGGGCCTCCCAGAGCAACATCGCCGTCACCTGGCTTTTTTCGCGGGCGATGATGGTGCCTACTGGTCGCCACCTGCAGCCGGAGCGGATCAACGCTATCCTCAATACTTTTTTTGATATCCTGGCCGACAGCCGCAGCGATCTGGTGGACGACTTTATCAAGGACCGCCTGGGCTGGCTGGCCTTCAACCGCATGGCGCTGCAGGCCGCCTTCAAAAATCCGGCTCTGCTGGCGTGGGTGTTCGAGGTCGTCGGCAGCCGCGATTTTGTGCGCTGGCTGCCGGCCTACTGGCGCTTTACCTGGCAGGCGCTGCTTGGAGCGAGCCTGGGTAGCTGGATGCCGACGCTGGTGCGATCGGCCCGCAACAAGCTGGAGCGCTCCCACCCGAGGCTCTGGTACCGGCTTCTCGCCTGGAGCTACTTGATTACCTACGGCGTCGGACGCCCCAACGGCACCGCCTTCGATCTGGGTTAG
- the prfB gene encoding peptide chain release factor 2 (programmed frameshift), protein MLESKPGRDSSQLKRTVEELTARLGKTQDYLEVDQRQLRIAALEQQASAPGFWDNQAAAQKTLQDLNNLRQPLEQFQRWQKMLADIEAVLELVQETGDESLLPEADSSVADLSEQLDRWELEQLLSGPYDERGAILAINAGAGGTDAQDWAEMLLRMYTRWAERQDYKVHLLELSEGEEAGIKSATLEIDGRYAYGYLSAEKGTHRLVRISPFNANDKRQTSFAGVEVMPVIDDSVNIEIRPEDIEIDTFRSGGKGGQNVNKVETGVRITHKPTGIAVRCTQERAQLQNRNKAMEMLKARLLVLEEEKRQQRLSDIRGEAVEAAWGNQIRSYVFHPYQMVKDLRTEEETSDVTGVMNGRLEPFIESYLRRQRRL, encoded by the exons ATTCTCGAAAGCAAGCCGGGCCGCGACAGCAGCCAGCTCAAGCGCACCGTCGAAGAACTCACTGCGCGCCTGGGTAAAACCCAGGACTATCTT GAGGTCGATCAGCGCCAGCTGCGCATCGCTGCCCTCGAACAGCAGGCCAGTGCTCCCGGCTTCTGGGACAACCAGGCTGCAGCCCAGAAAACCCTTCAAGATCTCAATAACCTCCGGCAGCCCCTCGAACAGTTTCAGCGCTGGCAAAAAATGCTCGCTGACATCGAGGCGGTCCTGGAGCTGGTGCAGGAAACCGGCGACGAGTCGCTCTTGCCCGAAGCCGACAGCAGTGTTGCCGATCTCAGCGAGCAGCTCGATCGCTGGGAGCTGGAGCAACTTTTGAGCGGCCCCTACGACGAGCGGGGGGCGATCTTGGCGATCAATGCCGGAGCGGGGGGCACCGACGCCCAGGACTGGGCAGAGATGCTCTTGCGCATGTATACCCGCTGGGCAGAGCGCCAGGACTATAAAGTGCATCTATTGGAACTCTCCGAAGGGGAGGAGGCGGGCATCAAGTCGGCCACCCTCGAAATCGATGGCCGCTACGCCTACGGCTACCTTTCGGCGGAAAAGGGCACCCATCGCCTGGTGCGCATCTCGCCTTTTAACGCCAACGACAAGCGCCAGACCAGCTTCGCAGGCGTCGAGGTCATGCCCGTCATCGACGATTCGGTGAACATCGAGATTCGGCCCGAGGACATCGAGATCGATACTTTCCGTTCCGGCGGCAAGGGCGGTCAGAACGTCAACAAAGTCGAGACGGGCGTGCGGATCACCCACAAGCCCACCGGCATCGCCGTGCGCTGCACCCAGGAGCGCGCCCAACTGCAAAACCGCAACAAGGCGATGGAGATGCTCAAGGCCCGCTTGCTCGTGCTCGAAGAAGAAAAGCGCCAGCAGCGACTGAGCGACATCCGGGGCGAGGCGGTCGAGGCGGCCTGGGGCAATCAGATCCGCTCCTACGTCTTCCATCCCTACCAGATGGTCAAAGACCTGCGCACCGAGGAGGAGACTTCAGATGTGACCGGCGTCATGAACGGCAGGCTCGAACCGTTTATCGAGAGTTACCTGCGCCGCCAGCGCCGCCTCTGA
- a CDS encoding acyl-CoA desaturase codes for MTAQSPSAQTAPVSWSFAGFITAIHIGAIVALFHFSWQALAVALFLHWVTGCLGITLCFHRLLTHRGFSLPKPLEYFLALLGTLSLQGGPIMWVAHHRVHHAHSDHEGDPHDSSRGFWWSHMGWLFFMPEERINFDHYSRYAKDLARDPVYRFLDRNMLALQLVLALGLYLLGGWDFVLWGIFVRLVLVFHCTWLINSACHQWGYRSHQTDDRSTNLWWAALLAYGEGWHNNHHAMPRSARHGLAWWEVDVTWYIIWTLSKLGLARNVQLPT; via the coding sequence ATGACCGCTCAGAGCCCATCCGCGCAGACCGCCCCCGTCTCCTGGAGTTTTGCCGGGTTTATTACTGCGATTCACATCGGTGCAATCGTCGCTCTTTTTCACTTTTCCTGGCAGGCTCTGGCGGTAGCGCTCTTTTTGCACTGGGTCACAGGCTGCCTCGGCATTACGCTCTGCTTCCACCGGCTACTCACCCACCGGGGTTTTAGCCTGCCGAAGCCGCTGGAATACTTTCTGGCCCTCCTGGGCACCCTCAGCCTGCAGGGTGGCCCGATCATGTGGGTGGCCCACCACCGCGTCCACCATGCCCACTCCGACCACGAGGGCGACCCCCACGATTCGAGCCGGGGCTTCTGGTGGAGCCACATGGGTTGGCTATTTTTTATGCCCGAGGAGCGGATCAACTTTGATCACTACTCGCGCTACGCCAAAGATCTTGCCCGCGATCCGGTCTATCGTTTTCTCGATCGCAATATGCTCGCCCTGCAGCTGGTACTCGCCCTCGGGCTTTACTTGTTGGGCGGCTGGGACTTTGTGCTCTGGGGCATCTTCGTGCGGCTGGTGCTGGTCTTTCATTGCACCTGGCTCATCAACTCGGCCTGCCACCAGTGGGGCTACCGCAGCCACCAGACCGACGATCGTTCGACGAATCTCTGGTGGGCGGCGCTGCTCGCCTACGGCGAGGGCTGGCACAACAACCACCACGCCATGCCCCGCTCGGCCCGCCACGGCCTCGCCTGGTGGGAGGTCGATGTCACCTGGTACATCATCTGGACCCTGAGCAAGCTGGGCCTTGCCCGCAATGTCCAGTTGCCGACCTGA
- a CDS encoding vanadium-dependent haloperoxidase yields the protein MSEISNPSEVKSQALPADTTEKGEVLSDRRGHSRRLFLAGASTAGIGAAFLGTLGATPAKAKDIGPLRPSQRKLRSYQIRVNAAKAELDVPVPKHPTNGDETKYPNFIGNFSKGLPHDNLGQVDPNAYNSLINALTTGNPADFESIQIGLGRPLVNPQAALAFDLQGTDSHQLAILPAPGVATAETVGEMVEMYWHAALRDVPASEFEDGTTNALVLAAVEDLNKLSIFRGPRNNGLITPGTLFRGNAAYINSDVDPTGKTGRYVTPPGVLTGPYFSQFFWLNSPFGANFVSQQMLTAVAGVDYMSTFDEWLLVQNGGSSGKSQQYDPVRRYITNGRDIGQWVHVDVLFQAYFVACLTLLGGTNNPDAFANGIGAPPNPGNPYNGSKTQIGFGTFGPPYFINLVSEVATRALKAVWFQKWAVHRRLRPEAYGGLVYNNYVNGSSYPISDELFNSAGFANFKNTTGGLLPMAFPEGSPTHPAYGAGHATVAAACVTILKAVFDENYVIAKPVLPNPSDPTQLIPYEGPALTIGGELNKLAANVAIGRNFAGVHWRSDAASSLPLGEALAISILRDQKGTYNEAFNGFTFTKFDGSTITI from the coding sequence ATGTCTGAAATCTCGAATCCCTCGGAAGTAAAATCTCAGGCTCTCCCAGCCGATACGACCGAGAAGGGTGAGGTCTTATCTGATCGTCGCGGTCATAGCAGGCGTCTGTTTCTTGCCGGTGCATCTACTGCCGGTATCGGCGCTGCTTTTTTGGGCACCCTGGGAGCTACTCCAGCCAAAGCCAAGGACATCGGGCCGCTCAGACCTTCCCAGCGCAAGTTGCGCAGCTATCAGATCCGGGTCAACGCTGCCAAAGCCGAACTGGACGTTCCCGTTCCCAAGCACCCGACCAACGGCGATGAGACCAAATACCCCAACTTTATCGGCAACTTTTCAAAGGGGCTGCCCCACGACAACCTGGGCCAGGTCGATCCGAACGCCTACAACTCGCTCATCAACGCCCTGACCACCGGCAATCCGGCAGACTTCGAGAGCATTCAGATCGGTCTGGGTCGGCCCCTCGTCAACCCCCAGGCGGCTCTTGCCTTCGATCTGCAGGGAACCGACTCGCACCAGCTGGCCATCCTGCCCGCTCCCGGCGTCGCCACTGCTGAGACGGTGGGTGAAATGGTCGAAATGTACTGGCACGCTGCCCTGCGCGACGTACCCGCCAGTGAATTCGAGGACGGCACGACCAACGCGCTCGTTCTTGCCGCCGTCGAAGATCTCAACAAGCTCTCGATCTTCCGTGGACCGCGCAACAACGGTCTGATTACGCCAGGAACCCTCTTTCGCGGTAACGCCGCCTACATCAACTCCGATGTGGACCCGACCGGCAAGACGGGCCGCTACGTCACCCCGCCGGGGGTATTGACCGGGCCGTACTTCTCGCAGTTTTTCTGGCTCAATTCACCTTTTGGGGCCAACTTCGTCAGCCAGCAGATGCTCACCGCCGTGGCGGGCGTCGATTATATGAGCACCTTCGACGAGTGGCTACTGGTCCAAAACGGCGGCAGTTCCGGCAAGAGCCAGCAGTACGACCCGGTGCGCCGCTATATCACCAATGGTCGCGACATCGGTCAGTGGGTACACGTCGATGTGCTCTTCCAGGCATACTTCGTCGCCTGCCTGACCCTGCTGGGCGGCACCAACAATCCGGATGCGTTTGCCAACGGCATCGGCGCACCGCCCAATCCAGGCAACCCCTACAACGGCTCGAAGACCCAGATTGGCTTCGGCACCTTCGGTCCTCCCTACTTCATCAACCTCGTCTCAGAGGTGGCCACCCGCGCCCTCAAGGCCGTCTGGTTCCAGAAGTGGGCAGTCCATCGGCGGCTGCGCCCGGAGGCTTACGGCGGTCTGGTCTACAACAACTACGTAAACGGCTCCAGCTATCCGATCAGCGACGAGCTATTTAACTCGGCGGGCTTTGCCAACTTCAAGAACACCACCGGCGGTCTGCTGCCGATGGCCTTCCCCGAAGGCTCCCCCACCCATCCCGCCTACGGAGCGGGCCACGCGACCGTTGCGGCTGCCTGTGTAACCATCCTCAAGGCAGTGTTCGACGAAAACTACGTGATCGCCAAACCGGTCCTCCCGAATCCGAGCGATCCGACCCAGCTCATCCCCTACGAGGGACCAGCGCTCACGATCGGCGGTGAACTCAACAAGCTCGCTGCCAACGTCGCCATCGGTCGCAACTTCGCCGGTGTCCACTGGCGCTCCGATGCCGCTTCCTCCCTACCCCTGGGCGAAGCGCTGGCCATCAGCATCCTCAGAGATCAAAAGGGCACCTACAACGAGGCGTTCAACGGCTTCACCTTCACCAAGTTCGACGGCAGCACGATCACGATCTAA
- a CDS encoding DUF5009 domain-containing protein: MVLVNNPGDWDHVYPPLLHSEWNGCTPTDLVFPFFLFIVGAAMAFSFARYEGRRADAGTYLTILRRTAILFGLGLLLNGFPFYNLATLRILGVLQRIALAYLLASLVVLNCSRHRQWLVTAGLLVGYWLVIRFVPVPGGIAGDLSPAGNLGAYLDRLLLGTSHLYLKGRFDPEGLLGTLPATATVFIGYLSGHWLRGQPRRTRTSLILAGAGGVLILAGWGWGQFFPINKSLWTSSYVLLTSGWALGLVAACFELVEVRGGRRWGWPFEVLGLNAIFLFVGSGLVGRVLKYTHIGDLTAGRWLYEHLFAPWTTPVNASLAYALATVALWWLVLWVLYRRQWFLKV; this comes from the coding sequence ATGGTCCTGGTCAACAATCCGGGCGACTGGGATCACGTCTATCCGCCCCTCTTGCACTCTGAGTGGAACGGTTGCACGCCGACGGATCTGGTCTTTCCGTTTTTTTTGTTCATCGTCGGAGCGGCGATGGCCTTCTCGTTCGCCCGCTACGAGGGGCGGCGGGCGGATGCGGGCACGTACCTGACCATCCTGCGTCGAACGGCGATTCTTTTTGGCCTGGGGCTGCTGCTCAACGGTTTTCCTTTTTATAACCTCGCCACCCTGCGGATCCTGGGGGTGCTGCAGCGCATCGCCCTCGCCTACCTGCTCGCCTCGCTCGTCGTCTTAAATTGTTCGCGCCATCGGCAGTGGTTGGTGACAGCCGGGCTATTGGTGGGCTACTGGCTTGTAATCCGATTTGTCCCGGTACCCGGCGGCATCGCCGGAGATTTAAGCCCGGCGGGGAACCTGGGCGCGTACCTCGACCGGCTCCTGTTGGGCACCAGCCACCTCTACCTCAAGGGCCGCTTCGACCCGGAGGGGCTGCTGGGAACCTTGCCGGCGACGGCGACGGTGTTCATCGGTTACCTGAGCGGTCACTGGCTGCGCGGCCAGCCGCGCCGGACGCGCACCAGCTTGATCCTGGCGGGAGCCGGGGGGGTGCTGATACTCGCCGGTTGGGGCTGGGGACAGTTTTTCCCCATCAACAAGTCCCTCTGGACCAGTTCCTACGTGCTCCTGACTTCTGGCTGGGCGCTGGGGCTAGTGGCAGCGTGTTTCGAGCTGGTCGAAGTGAGAGGTGGCAGGCGCTGGGGCTGGCCCTTCGAGGTGCTGGGACTGAACGCGATCTTTCTTTTTGTCGGTTCGGGGCTGGTGGGCCGGGTTCTCAAGTACACCCATATTGGCGATCTCACTGCCGGACGCTGGCTGTACGAACATCTTTTTGCTCCCTGGACCACACCGGTAAACGCCTCCCTCGCCTACGCGCTGGCGACGGTCGCCCTCTGGTGGCTGGTGCTCTGGGTACTTTATCGCCGCCAGTGGTTCTTGAAGGTGTAA